In one window of Fulvia fulva chromosome 5, complete sequence DNA:
- a CDS encoding Citrinin biosynthesis cluster MFS transporter mrr1, with the protein MATHHGDGIVRTESGRQTYTADGPSTSDPTSSNAQRASQASDSSTIGEKDASDGEKNRNDSNGNEDVEKQSEDKKKDEGEGEDEEKDPNVVDWDGDDDPQNPYNFKPVRKWLIAVCMGLMTFVCTFASSVLSSAVMPISMEYGPGTVVAILSTSLFVLGFAFGPIVWGPFSELYGRKPPLFIGYFIFGLFQIPVAVAQNLETIMICRFFGGFFASAPLAVVGGALADFFDPIDRGVAMSIFGASTFIGPTMGPILGGFITMSYLGWRWTQWITLILIALFGTIGFIVIPETYAPVLLQKKAKSLRYETKNWAIRAPADEKKVDFKEIVEKYLLRPFKMLAMEPILVLITIYMSLIYGIIYGFFEAFPVSFQDERGWNLGVGALPFLSVLVGVIIACLIISFITKRRIARVMEEVGHVVPEERLIPMMIGGVVLPVGMFWFGWTSSPSITPWPQIIAAAPIGTGVMLIFLQGLNYIIDVYKINANSAIAANTFFRSWVGAAFPLFSTQMFINLGVPWAMSLLAFLCIALFPAPILFYIYGEKIRKMSRYSPD; encoded by the exons ATGGCGACTCACCACGGCGACGGCATCGTCCGCACAGAAAGCGGTCGACAAACCTACACTGCCGACGGCCCTTCGACTTCAGACCCAACTTCTTCGAACGCTCAACGCGCGTCCCAAGCATCAGACTCCAGCACAATCGGCGAGAAAGACGCCAGCGATGGCGAGAAGAACCGCAACGATTCCAACGGCAACGAGGACGTCGAGAAGCAGTCTGAGGACAAGAAGAAAGACGAGGGAGAGGGCGAGGACGAAGAGAAGGACCCAAATGTGGTAGACTGGGATGGCGACGATGATCCACAGAATCCGTACAACTTCAAGCCGGTGAGGAAGTGGCTTATTGCAGTGTGTATGGGTTTGATGACGTTCGTCTGTACGTTTGCATCGTCGGTGCTGAGTAGTGCGGTTATGCCGATATCGATGGAGTATGGACCAGGCACTGTCGTTGCTATTCTATCGACTAGTCTGTTTGTCCTGGGATTTGCATTTGGGCCGATTGTT TGGGGTCCCTTCAGTGAACTCTACGGACGAAAACCACCTCTCTTCATCGGATACTTCATCTTCGGCCTCTTCCAAATCCCCGTAGCCGTCGCCCAGAATCTGGAAACGATCATGATCTGCCGCTTCTTCGGTGGCTTCTTCGCCTCTGCACCATTGGCAGTCGTCGGAGGAGCCCTCGCCGACTTCTTCGACCCAATCGACCGAGGAGTCGCAATGTCCATCTTCGGCGCTAGTACCTTCATCGGACCTACCATGGGCCCCATCCTAGGCGGGTTCATCACCATGAGCTACCTCGGCTGGCGATGGACGCAATGGATCACCCTCATCTTGATCGCGCTTTTTGGAACAATAGGTTTCATCGTCATTCCAGAGACCTACGCCCCAGTTCTCCTCCAAAAGAAAGCCAAATCCCTCCGCTACGAAACCAAAAACTGGGCAATCCGCGCCCCAGCCGACGAGAAAAAAGTCGACTTCAAGGAAATCGTAGAGAAATACCTCCTCCGCCCCTTCAAAATGCTCGCCATGGAACCCATCCTCGTCCTCATCACCATCTACATGTCCCTAATCTACGGCATCATCTACGGCTTCTTCGAAGCCTTCCCCGTCTCCTTCCAAGACGAGCGCGGCTGGAACCTCGGCGTCGGCGCCCTCCCCTTCCTCTCCGTCCTGGTCGGAGTAATAATCGCCTGCCTCATAATCTCCTTCATCACCAAACGCCGCATCGCCCGCGTCATGGAAGAAGTCGGCCACGTCGTCCCTGAGGAACGGCTCATCCCCATGATGATCGGTGGCGTCGTCCTCCCTGTTGGAATGTTCTGGTTCGGATGGACGAGCTCCCCGAGCATCACTCCCTGGCCCCAGATCATCGCCGCCGCACCGATCGGGACTGGCGTCATGTTGATTTTCCTGCAGGGGTTGAATTACATTATCGATGTGTACAAGATCAACGCGAACTCTGCGATTGCTGCCAATACGTTCTTCAGATCGTGGGTGGGAGCCGCCTTCCCCTTGTTCAGCACGCAGATGTTTATAAATTTGGGGGTGCCGTGGGCGATGAGTTTGTTGGCGTTTTTGTGTATTGCGCTCTTTCCGGCGCCGATCTTGTTTTATATTTATGGGGAGAAGATTCGGAAGATGAGTAGATATAGTCCTGATTGA
- a CDS encoding Ecp14-2, producing MLSKFMFAGIFAISAFAAVHDVPAKREPAYDPPTCQDGGQLHCCQATFSGSLAPVTLAADLLCYDLTPAVVNCIITDPLTPTNQPEGCVGEYACCQVNTLTPVLGLFCSKPPGDCTGSEGGDPPHCLDLVGGRFRQCSKDEVDQQRADLGLGPLLKPVTGVGCCK from the exons ATGCTTTCCAAATTCATGTTTGCCGGCATCTTCGCCATCTCCGCCTTTGCAGCTGTACACGACGTCCCAGCCAAACGTGAACCGGCTTACGATCCACCTACCTGCCAAGATGGCGGTCAACTCCACTGCTGCCAAGCCACTTTCTCTGGCAGTCTTGCCCCAGTCACCCTCGCAGCCGATCTCCTCTGCTACGATCTGACACCAGCAGTCGTGAACTGCATCATCA CCGACCCACTCACACCAACGAACCAGCCAGAGGGATGTGTCGGCGAGTATGCTTGCTGTCAAGTCAATACTCTCACACCCGTTCTTGGACTCTTCTGCTCGAAGCCTCCGGGTGATTGCACAGGAAGTGAAGGTGGTGATCCGCCGCATTGCTTGGATCTTGTTGGTGGGAGGTTTAGGCAGTGCTCGAAGGATGAGGTGGATCAGCAGAGGGCTGATCTTGGGCTTGGGCCGTTGTTGAAGCCGGTCACGGGGGTGGGGTGTTGTAAGTAG
- a CDS encoding Putative magnesium-dependent phosphatase, producing the protein MARTKTSITADNNQTPITLPVSSLPAPSTFNDSKPLPKMIVFDLDYTLWPFWVDTHISGPLKATKDGLTVKDRYGESCGFYNDVASILYHIKAKGIVLGAASRTCAPDLAREMLSMLRTPKEEQDEGSKARTAISLFDHLEIYPGDKRTHFGKLQKKSGLEYEEMLFFDDESRNKNVEELGVVMQLVRDGVTRAEIDRGVEAWRKRNGRVEK; encoded by the coding sequence ATGGCACGCACCAAGACTTCGATAACTGCAGACAACAACCAAACGCCCATAACCCTGCCTGTCTCCTCCCTACCCGCGCCTTCAACCTTCAACGACTCGAAGCCTCTACCAAAAATGATCGTCTTCGACCTCGACTACACGCTATGGCCATTTTGGGTCGACACGCACATTTCCGGTCCGCTTAAGGCCACGAAGGATGGCCTAACAGTGAAAGACCGCTACGGCGAATCATGCGGGTTCTACAACGACGTCGCCTCAATCCTCTACCACATCAAAGCAAAGGGCATAGTCTTAGGAGCCGCGTCACGGACATGCGCGCCGGATTTGGCGAGGGAGATGTTGAGCATGCTGCGGACACCAAAGGAGGAGCAGGACGAGGGCAGCAAGGCGAGGACGGCGATCAGTCTGTTTGATCATTTGGAGATATATCCGGGGGATAAGAGGACGCATTTTGGAAAGTTGCAGAAGAAGAGTGGACTGGAGTATGAAGAGATGTTGTTCTTTGATGATGAGAGTCGGAACAAGAATGTTGAAGAGTTGGGGGTGGTGATGCAGTTGGTGAGGGATGGGGTGACGAGGGCGGAGATTGATCGAGGAGTTGAGGCATGGAGGAAGAGGAATGGGAGAGTGGAGAAATGA